Part of the Kryptolebias marmoratus isolate JLee-2015 linkage group LG20, ASM164957v2, whole genome shotgun sequence genome, TGGAAATTCTCCTTTACTATTAAGGCAATCATAATTTCCATACTTTCTTATAACTTTCATACCTTCCTTCACCTGCACCAAGCTCTATATGTAAGCATCACTTTCCAACAAGAATCCTACCACATACACCCATGATTGCACCCAGCAGCTGAGGGATGCAATACATGTAGATACTGCATCTCCAAGGGTGTTGCAGTTATTTACCTGGATCACTGCCTTAGTAGTGTGGATCTGATGAGGTCAAAGCCTAGACATGAGGCCAGCATGGCCGGTTCTGCTTCACATTCTCAATGACCAAGCCACACCAGTGTGAGTGTGTCACACATCATGGATATGTTGCTACCACACTCCACCCAAAATCCCGATATGCCACCAACGCAATAATAAACCACCAAAACCTCACTGtggaagttttgtgcatgcttaAGTCACTCCCCAATCTATCACACTCTGTTAAGTGCAATGGGGAGCCCATTGTGTACTTATAATATGTAAATATAATATCCCCCCGAAGAACTCGCCAATGTTTTACAATGTCAAGGGGTGAACTGAAATGGTAAGACTGCTTCTAGACCTTAAGCTCAATTTTGCCCTAGTATGCTTTAAAACATGGTccctaaaaataatatataatgcAGTGACCTttataaaatgcaaatgtaCCATTACAGTGTAAAATTTACAATAACAGACACTGTGATGGTGGCATATTTACATTATGTTTGCATATACAGAAGTGTTATGTTTGAGTGCATCAATCAGTGAAAAGATTATAAATGTTACTCACATCATCGGCCTCAATGACACCAATCTGTGGGTGGGACAGGTCAATTCCGAAAGTCTTTTCCCAGTGTGGCACGAGCTACAagaggaaataataaaatgaccCAAGGACTTCTGTTATcgatcagttttttgttttttttttgccattaaattttagttttcagtgcAGTAAGCATGTTGTTCTGCATCATATTCTTACCAGAGGGAAGTCATCAGGGTCAATCCAGACAATGCTGAGGTCAGGGTTTTCTGTGTTATCCTCTGCAACTTGCTTCAGGATGTGCAAGAACTCAAAACCGTCTGGGAATTAGAGAGCAGTAAGGAATCATTGCCATTGCCAATGTTCTAATATTTCCACTCTATTCTCCAGTTTTAggttacttttttattgttgttttatgttattcacagattttttttgttcgtaacattttctttttaatttgagtATGGCTTACCGATATCTGACTCTTCAGCAAAGGCAACAATGTGTTCTCCACCAACATCGTCATCCTGTGGATGAGATAAACACCGTCAGAGCTTCATGCTGTCATGTCGCTGTGATGTCGTCAAAGCCTTTTCCCAAAAGAATAGCTTTGCAGAGCTGGAAGTCTAAAAGTTCTTACCCAGATCTCATACATGTTGTAGGGCTGCAGCTTTCTCAGGGTTGGTCTAAACAAGCACAAATCCATTAGCATTAATGTAGTTTATTATTTACTCAGAAGATTCACGTGTAACACCTACTGCTGAGATTTACCTGTCATTGTCTTCAATGAATTTCACCAGCTCCTCCTCAGAGTAAGGTTTTCCAGGGATGACCACTGGATCGTCAAGGAAGGGTTCATAAAAGTCGACTTCATTAAGCTTCAGATCCAGAGCTTTAGCAACCTGTAGGGCAagaccaaaaaacatttaaaccatcATCTTACCATCACTGATCTACACCAGGCAGTTTTAACATTATGATCACTTACATATAAAGTAAGTAACaatatttattaatgtaaaatGCAATATTCCAGTAGAGAAAATCATTATCAGGGCATCCATATTTATGTTATTTCAAGACTTggcttttaacatttttcatggTGGCGGGTCAGTCACCACTCTtgtaccaaacaaaaaaaaccctcctttAGCAATACTAAAAACCAGTAAGCTGTGTTCTTTGAGTGCAGCGTACTCTACATCGTACACAAGAAACACAACACACATATGAAGTATTCGCCTGACCTCCAAACTTCAGTCTGGAGGAGATATGATGGCATCAGTGGGGAACAAGTGCACATTGGACTCCAGAAAACTGTGGTATTCAGAAGGCTTTATAGTTGCCTCAATAGCTGTAAGGTGCTCAGGTCCAGTCCTAAACCCAGATCAttacccctccaccaccgtgcttgacaaTCGCTGTGAAGCATTTGTGCTCATAtgctgtgtttgatttttgccCAACTTGACGCTAAACATCataattaaatatttctatCAAGAAGGTATTGCTCCAAATATCTCTTGGGATTTCCTTAAACACAACTTTGTAAAACTAAGCTGTGCTTCTCTTGACAGAGAAGATATTTTCTAGGCCACTGTTAAAAATGCTATACTTGTGGGTTCTTAGCAGAACTAACGTTTGAATTGATAacttagaccaggggtgtccaatcctggtcctcgagtgccactatcctgcatgttttacgtGTTTCCCTGCTTTAACACGCctaattcagtggttaaattacctcctcatgccctgcagaagcctgttaagcACCCATTGattaaaatcaggtgtgttggagcagagaaacaagtaaaacatgtaggatagtggccctcgagaacCAGAAATTAACACACCTGACTTAGACTTATAAAGGTTGAGATATAGTTCCTGGTGTTCTTGGAAGGAAATGGCAGGGATGTCCACCCCTGAGAATATCATCAAATGTCTTGAATGCTTTTCACATAAAGCTAATCTTGGGAGATGGCAGTTTTTGGAAGTGGTCCTGTAACCCTGTGAGTGATGAGTGACGGGCAGCAACAACTGCCTCTCTGAGATCACTGCTCATGACTTTCATCCTtgacattttgttaacaaacaacCCGAATGTCTCAGACCAACAAGCTGCAACAATGTTCTCGAATGAAATCCAAGTATTTGAAGAGTGCTGCttacattttataataataGCCCACAGTGAGGAGAAGACTGAATCGCATCGCTTACCTTGGGGTTGAATGTGGCAAAGAACTTGACGTGAGGATGGAACTCTTCAGCGGCATCAGCAAAAGCCTCAAAATCTGAAATGTCAGACATCCATTAAATTGTTTCAGTGAACTGGTTTCAATATGTAATATCTGAGAAGGTTGTATAATTGCTGTCATCATTACTGATGTTCAGTTGCGTGCTTATTTACAATTAAAGCAGCTCCTTAAAAGTGAATTGAGCACTATGATGCTTATCTCGGCTCTATAAAGCTGTTGCTTGCTTATTGTGCCACCACAGTATTCTTACGTTCTGACTTGTGACTCTTAAAGTAGCCCACCAGTTTGATGTCCTCTTCGATGTTTTCAAAGCCTTTCAGTTCTCTGCTGTTGTCAATAATGTCCACGGGGTCCTCCAGAACCTGTAGAACAGGTGGAGTGGAGAGAAAAGAGAACCAGAGTAAATCGCTGACAGgtgatacaaaaaaataaagacaaattttatgttttgtctcaTCAATTTTGTTAATATAATATACATTCTGTTCTATGTTTCGGGGCTGTAAAACATTCAttctggattttcttttaaagtttttgggTTAGCTTTCAGGACTCTGCACGGTCAGGCACctgaatatttttgtgaatCGTCTAAGCCTTAAGTTTCAACCCAGGCACTTTGGTCTTCCCACCAGGAACTATTAGTAGGTCCACAGACCTTGTTTCCAAGCAGTCACACCTCATCCGTCGAATGAACTCCccttgtttttatgatgtttatgagttttttgaaaagcagttgtagatgtttttatttaggcataaaatttaaaatgagcgAATGTTcgttttatttctatatttgaatccctattttttaaattagtttttatatctatgtactgtttttattgttctgttttgcatttagttttgaAAAACTGTGATTTTGTTCTGTGAAAGGTGcaatacaaataaactttacttacttacACCCCAATCAAGGTAGGAAGGAGACAGTTTGAAGCTAGTAACGAagctaataataatattgttacTGCTGTTTTAGTTATATCAGAATATATTAGGAGCAAAGATGAGCTGCTTGTCAATAAATCAATGAGAAAATTATTAAACTGTCTAAAAACAATGGTACGCATAGTATACGAGTGTCACTGCAATATCAGTGTGTAATGTCAATACAGCAAATGACTGAgataaataaaagccacaaaCTGTATGCCAATAATAGTTTTGGCCAATCGAATGGTTCCATTCTGTCCTAAATGCCAAGATTCAGCAATAAAATTACAATTGCATATTTTTCTAATCCTGTGCAGCTTTAAAAGATTGAAAATGATATgcatgatggatggatggatggatggatggatggatggatggatggatggatggatggatttcagtgTGAAGAGGCCAAAGCATCTCGCTAACACCTGATCTCCAATGCTTCTACACTACACTTCACCAAAACTGCTTTTGAGccttaaaacacagatttataatcaaaagtcaaagtaaatTTAGGAAAActcccagtttgtttttttcataccaCCCCATTTTTCTAATATGAGGgagttttcctctttttctttttttttaaaaatattaacagtGAAATTATATCCTCACGAACATCAAAGATGAACTCCACGAGAGTGTGTGCCTCAAGTTCGCCATCGTACTCAATGACTTCATCATCGGTGATGATGAAGATGCTGTCGGACTCATGAAGGTCTGTTGGAAAAGAACAGATTGTTTTCGGCGTTTGACCTCAAACTTCTGCCACAGTAAAACATCCAGATGTTGGCCACATAAACAGTTCAGATTATAGTGGGTAAAACTGATATTGAGTGTGATTTTCTGCACAGTGAGTTGCTCTCCAGCCGTCTGCAGACATTCTTACCTAGTTTCTTTGCAACAGCCTTGTCAAGCTTTGCATCAATGAGGCCGACTCCAATGTCCTCATCGTCAAATTCTTCCAGGACCTGGGCTACACGctgcaaaacaagaacaaagtcaCATAAAAAGGAGAAGTGAATTTATCAGAACAGctcagcacaaaaacaagaagaaaacacacagtATCATATGTGGGGGAGTATTTGCAGCTTTTGAAAACATTAAGTGCACCTTTTGACAGGAGGTTCATTACCATAAAAGCCTGCTTTTCAGAGAGCTGTTTATGCACTTTCTAAATCTGTATGAAACCTGACCCTCATGACTGACAGCTGATTCCACCAATCGCAGGGACACGCTCGCAGCCAAACTGCACTGAGGAAGTGGTTCAGGGTTGTCTTAGTGcatttgaaatgcaaaaagcacacacacacacatttgtgagGAAACTGGTGTCAGAGATCTTCGGCAGCTGCTTTTACAGCATAAATAGTCAGACTAACTAGACAGTCCATCAATTTGTTATACAAGTGACTCTCGGCATTACTTTAATTTGATTGGAGTTGCAGATGGGCAGGGCACAGAAACCCAGTTTGTAAACTGAAAAAGTGATTACTGCAGAGGTGTTTATGATGTAGaacttataaataaatgttatatatatatatatatatatatatatatgcacttTTATCTGGACTAATATGTTTATATACTGTACATCTATTAATGCTCATTGTAGACTCAAATCTAAAAAGgataaacttttacttttgaggcttaaagcacaaagacaaaaagaggcCATTTTAAACCTGACTCCATTTTAAATGACCAAAAGAAAAACGGACTACAACTTTAAGAGCTATCATCATGTCATATGTTATTTATCTTTACCAGCCCACACAGAGAACCTTAACCTCTGAAATGTTGCACCATTTGCTGCTCCCTCCTACTAATAACTAAGCCTCATTAAATGTAAATCATAATACATTCTTAAGAAGAAACAGGAGCCTTCGGAGAACTCGACCCGCCACAAAAGCAGCCCCGGATATATATAGCACCAGGAGCCACACCAGCCCCGGGACTATTTTGGCCAGGAGGCCATGATGCTCAGCGTTCAGGGATCCGCTGACAAGTACAGTACTGCAAGTGTCAATCACAGCATGGAGCTGAGACGGCATTACTGGGGCCAGTACCTCCAGAGCTGCAGCCCCTTCTTAGACCCTTCTGGCCCTTACAGAGACACCAGAGCCTGAGGAGATGATGTGATAGGCTAAGAGCTCCGTCTCACGTCACgcttctgctgtttttgctaTTAATGTTTAcctctcatttattttctgttacttGTATGTTCATCACCTTTTATCCTCCTTTACTTTGGTCACCGACATGACTTTGGATGATTGTCAGTTTATCtatgaatagattttaaagtaGGCCACGCTTAGGCGATCAGCACATTTTAACATGTATTCACTACATTTATTATACACCTCCAGTCTTTATCAGAATATGAGTGACCAGCTATTTTTAAGTTACACATAAGCTGCCATGTTTTCCGCATACATCTAAAGAGCAAAGACCAGCCCCCTCGCATGCCTTTTAAAACACTCCAACAAGTTTTTCAGCCTTTACACAGTACAATAAGCATGTCCAGTCCCATAAAATACATTCGCCACATGGTTTGGTGTATGCCATAAATCACAAATCTTTTCATCTGAAAGCAAGCAGAGCTGTTCTTGGTAAATGTGACATTTGATATACAGTAAATTCTTGTGCAAGCTGAGGAGCCCCGGTAAGCTCTTGTTTGACACCTTgagagctgaagctgaagatTCATGATGAATGGTGATGTAATGTCTTTCTGCGAGGAATGTGAAGAGACCCCTCAGTGTCCAGGCTGACAGAGGTCCTATAAGGTGTGATTGCCATGCACAGGCACTGTGCAACACACTCGGCCTTTATGTTCAGGAAGCTTGTGGCTTCTCTCCTCAGTGAATCTTCACTCGtcagca contains:
- the casq1a gene encoding calsequestrin-1a codes for the protein MKWRWVLVAVLLSFGGLSLGKDSLDFPEYDGKDRVHDLNAKNYKSVMRKYDVMVVYYHDHPGSSRVAQRQFETEELALERVAQVLEEFDDEDIGVGLIDAKLDKAVAKKLDLHESDSIFIITDDEVIEYDGELEAHTLVEFIFDVLEDPVDIIDNSRELKGFENIEEDIKLVGYFKSHKSEHFEAFADAAEEFHPHVKFFATFNPKVAKALDLKLNEVDFYEPFLDDPVVIPGKPYSEEELVKFIEDNDRPTLRKLQPYNMYEIWDDDVGGEHIVAFAEESDIDGFEFLHILKQVAEDNTENPDLSIVWIDPDDFPLLVPHWEKTFGIDLSHPQIGVIEADDADSVWMDMDDGEDLPSVDELEDWLEDVLSGEIDPDEDDDDDDDDDDDDDDDDDDDDDDDDDDDDDDDDDDDDDDDDDDDDDDDDDDDDDDDDDDDDDDDDDDDDDDDDDDDDDDDDDDDDDDDDY